In Zobellia roscoffensis, the following are encoded in one genomic region:
- a CDS encoding M48 family metallopeptidase, with amino-acid sequence MKKIILVLALFLGVAACKTNPFTGKKVLNFYPNSQVFPTAFAQYDQFLTENKVVENTVDARMIIKVGQRISSAAEKWLNANGYAGYLKDYKWEYNLVDDKTVNAWCMPGGKIVFYTGILPICAGERGVAVVMGHEVAHALADHGAQRMSAGTLQQLGAVAGNVAIQDPQKREMFNQAYGVGSQVGVMLPFSRSHETEADRIGLQIMAIAGYDPTEAAELWKRMKANSGGEAPPEFMSTHPSNDTRINNLTEWAPAARAEAKKFGVTSFQ; translated from the coding sequence ATGAAAAAGATAATTTTAGTTTTAGCCCTATTCTTGGGTGTAGCTGCGTGTAAAACAAATCCGTTTACAGGCAAAAAAGTATTAAATTTTTATCCAAATAGTCAAGTTTTTCCAACTGCATTTGCACAGTATGATCAATTCTTAACAGAAAACAAAGTAGTTGAGAATACAGTAGACGCAAGAATGATTATTAAGGTAGGACAGCGTATTTCTTCTGCTGCAGAAAAGTGGTTAAATGCTAATGGCTATGCCGGATATCTTAAGGATTACAAATGGGAATACAACCTAGTAGATGACAAAACAGTAAACGCATGGTGTATGCCAGGTGGTAAAATTGTCTTTTATACAGGTATTTTGCCTATTTGTGCAGGAGAAAGAGGTGTTGCAGTTGTTATGGGTCATGAGGTGGCACATGCTTTGGCAGATCACGGGGCGCAACGTATGAGTGCAGGAACTCTGCAGCAGTTAGGAGCTGTAGCCGGTAATGTTGCTATTCAGGATCCACAGAAAAGAGAGATGTTCAATCAGGCCTATGGTGTAGGTTCTCAAGTAGGAGTCATGTTGCCATTTAGTAGAAGTCATGAAACCGAGGCCGATCGTATTGGTTTACAGATTATGGCAATAGCAGGTTATGACCCTACGGAAGCTGCAGAATTGTGGAAACGTATGAAAGCAAATAGTGGGGGAGAAGCGCCACCAGAATTTATGAGTACGCACCCTTCTAACGATACAAGAATCAATAACTTAACGGAATGGGCACCAGCGGCGAGAGCAGAAGCTAAGAAGTTTGGAGTAACCAGCTTTCAATAG
- a CDS encoding glycoside hydrolase family 31 protein, with translation MITNTELEYKGNLYPNHIVDYVRDKDKFYFTTDNGVILEVTVIQDRTIRFRYATEHAFQPDFSYAIDPNASRGYSHLDCLETKTEYIIETSKLQVLVDKKTLRTQISDLNGNIIMEDELGFHWEENYEHGGNTVKMSKITQNTESFYGMGDKATHSNLKGKRVNNWVTDQYAYGKDQDPLYKAIPFYIGLHSGQAYGVFFDNSFRTHFDFAHERRSTTSFWGDGGEMNYYFFYGPEMHKVVRAYTNLTGAPELPPLWALGYHQSKWSYFPESNVKEIAKQFRDLKIPCDAIYLDIDYMDGFRCFTWDKKRFPEPKRMIDELFEDGFKTVVMIDPGIKVDKDYWIYQEAVENDYFCKRADGPRMKGKVWPGECNFPDFTNPEVREWWAELYKEFMAEIGVHAVWNDMNEPAVMEVPTKTAPLDTRHDYDGHPSSHRKAHNIYGMQMVRATYEGVKRYVYPKRPLVITRAAYAGTQRFASTWTGDNVATWEHLWIANVQMQRMCMSGYSFVGSDIGGFAEQPNGELFARWIQLGIFHPFCRVHSSGDHGAQEPWSFGKEVTDIVRKFIELRYELLPYLYTMFWRYSKEGTPMLLPIVCYDQEDTQTHFRTDEFIFGEQILVCPIQEPNAKGRRMYIPRGDWYNYWNDEIVEGGKEKWVVADIDKIPLFIKAGAIIPKYPVQQYVGELEIKELILDVYFTEGAENSTVYEDAEDGYAYENGKYSLRNFKLLGKKGELKIQQFKDGAFITSYETFKIKLHGLPFKIGKVQVDNEKVAIKDIMPNGDNTVHVSKDFTQLRITAE, from the coding sequence ATGATAACCAATACAGAACTAGAATATAAAGGAAACTTATACCCCAATCATATTGTAGATTATGTAAGGGATAAGGATAAGTTTTATTTTACTACCGATAACGGTGTAATTTTAGAAGTCACCGTAATTCAAGATAGAACCATACGGTTCCGTTATGCCACTGAACATGCATTTCAGCCAGATTTTTCATATGCTATTGACCCTAATGCAAGTAGGGGATATAGTCACTTAGACTGTTTAGAAACAAAAACGGAATACATAATAGAGACCTCAAAACTGCAGGTCTTAGTTGATAAAAAAACATTACGCACCCAGATATCCGATTTAAACGGTAATATCATAATGGAAGACGAACTTGGTTTTCATTGGGAAGAAAACTATGAGCACGGTGGTAATACCGTAAAAATGAGTAAAATCACCCAAAATACCGAAAGTTTTTACGGTATGGGAGATAAAGCCACCCACAGTAACCTTAAAGGAAAAAGGGTAAACAACTGGGTAACCGATCAATACGCTTACGGCAAAGACCAAGACCCGCTTTATAAGGCAATTCCTTTTTATATTGGTTTGCACAGTGGTCAAGCCTATGGTGTTTTCTTTGATAATAGTTTTAGAACCCATTTTGATTTTGCACATGAACGTCGTTCTACCACTAGTTTTTGGGGAGATGGTGGAGAAATGAACTATTATTTCTTCTACGGGCCAGAAATGCACAAAGTAGTTAGAGCCTACACCAATTTGACCGGAGCCCCAGAATTACCACCATTATGGGCATTGGGGTATCATCAGTCAAAATGGAGTTATTTCCCAGAAAGTAATGTAAAGGAAATAGCTAAGCAGTTCCGAGACCTAAAAATACCATGTGATGCCATTTATTTGGATATTGATTATATGGATGGTTTTAGATGTTTTACATGGGATAAAAAGAGATTTCCAGAGCCTAAACGCATGATTGACGAATTGTTTGAAGACGGCTTTAAGACCGTAGTCATGATCGATCCAGGTATTAAGGTAGATAAAGATTATTGGATTTATCAAGAAGCAGTAGAAAATGATTACTTCTGTAAACGAGCAGATGGTCCAAGAATGAAAGGAAAAGTATGGCCAGGAGAATGTAACTTCCCTGATTTTACCAATCCAGAAGTACGTGAGTGGTGGGCGGAACTTTATAAGGAGTTCATGGCCGAGATAGGTGTACATGCCGTTTGGAACGATATGAATGAACCAGCGGTAATGGAAGTACCTACTAAAACGGCTCCGTTAGATACACGTCATGATTATGACGGTCACCCTAGTAGCCACAGAAAAGCGCATAACATTTATGGTATGCAAATGGTAAGGGCAACTTATGAAGGTGTAAAAAGATATGTATATCCTAAAAGACCGTTAGTAATAACAAGAGCTGCTTATGCAGGTACACAACGTTTTGCTTCAACCTGGACAGGAGATAATGTTGCTACTTGGGAGCATTTATGGATAGCCAATGTTCAAATGCAACGTATGTGTATGAGCGGTTATTCTTTTGTTGGTTCTGATATTGGAGGTTTTGCAGAACAGCCTAACGGTGAGCTTTTTGCAAGATGGATTCAATTGGGTATTTTTCATCCTTTTTGCAGGGTGCATTCAAGTGGAGATCATGGTGCGCAAGAACCTTGGTCTTTTGGAAAAGAAGTTACAGATATCGTTAGGAAGTTTATAGAACTACGTTACGAGTTATTGCCTTATCTCTATACCATGTTTTGGAGGTATTCTAAGGAGGGGACACCTATGTTATTACCTATAGTTTGTTATGATCAAGAAGATACACAAACACATTTTAGAACAGATGAATTCATTTTTGGAGAACAGATTTTAGTATGTCCAATACAAGAACCAAATGCTAAAGGGCGTAGAATGTATATTCCTAGAGGTGATTGGTATAATTATTGGAATGATGAAATTGTAGAAGGCGGAAAAGAAAAATGGGTAGTTGCAGATATTGATAAGATTCCATTGTTTATAAAGGCAGGTGCTATTATTCCAAAATACCCTGTGCAGCAGTATGTGGGTGAGTTGGAGATTAAGGAGTTGATATTGGATGTTTATTTTACCGAAGGAGCAGAAAACTCTACCGTTTATGAGGATGCCGAAGATGGGTATGCTTACGAAAACGGGAAATACAGTTTAAGAAACTTTAAACTTTTAGGTAAAAAGGGTGAACTGAAAATACAACAATTTAAAGATGGTGCTTTTATAACGAGCTATGAAACTTTCAAAATTAAATTGCACGGTCTTCCTTTTAAAATAGGAAAAGTGCAGGTAGATAATGAGAAGGTAGCTATAAAGGATATCATGCCAAATGGAGATAACACGGTGCATGTAAGCAAAGATTTTACTCAATTGCGCATTACTGCCGAATAA
- a CDS encoding head GIN domain-containing protein, whose protein sequence is MKNFIVLSLVLVTCSCSAQWGKSIRGNGNVVSLERNVEDYEAIAVSGWLDIDLVSGSEGELTIKGEENLLEYIITEVENGKLVIKVQKGVNLKPSLRNNSILIKVPVESIDALSLSGSGDIVGRTTLKTPRLKTSMSGSGDITLDVDTDTMVATMSGSGDMNLSGNTRDFEATISGSGDIKAYDLIADNVEATVSGSADIKVTANEKLKARVSGSGDINYRGNPKKVDTKTSGSGDVSSY, encoded by the coding sequence ATGAAAAATTTTATCGTATTAAGTTTAGTATTAGTAACCTGTTCTTGTTCCGCGCAATGGGGAAAGTCCATTAGAGGAAATGGAAATGTAGTAAGTTTAGAACGTAATGTTGAAGATTACGAAGCCATTGCGGTATCTGGTTGGCTTGATATTGATTTAGTTAGCGGTAGTGAAGGTGAATTGACCATAAAGGGCGAAGAAAATCTCTTGGAGTATATTATTACCGAAGTAGAAAATGGAAAATTGGTCATCAAAGTACAAAAAGGGGTGAACTTAAAACCTTCTTTACGTAATAATAGCATACTTATTAAAGTACCCGTAGAAAGCATAGATGCACTTAGCCTATCTGGTTCTGGTGATATTGTGGGGCGTACTACGCTAAAAACTCCTCGTTTAAAAACCTCAATGTCCGGTTCAGGAGATATTACTTTAGATGTTGATACGGATACGATGGTAGCTACCATGTCTGGATCAGGCGATATGAACCTCAGCGGAAACACCCGTGATTTTGAAGCTACCATTTCAGGTTCGGGAGATATTAAAGCTTACGATTTAATTGCCGATAATGTGGAAGCTACAGTTTCCGGTTCGGCCGATATTAAGGTTACAGCAAACGAAAAATTAAAAGCTAGGGTATCAGGATCAGGAGACATTAACTACCGTGGCAATCCTAAAAAGGTGGACACAAAAACATCGGGTTCAGGAGACGTCTCAAGTTATTAA
- a CDS encoding RNA polymerase sigma factor: MSQEREHIDALLQLCLDGKQSAQLEVYNRYYKAMYNTAVRIVKTRDEAEDVMQESFLNAFTKLHTFKGEVAFGSWLKRIVINNSIYHYRKQQKKNEVALEDVLYKVEDNEIGVADSHAFTEPKAQKVMETMKQLKDNYRISLTLHLIEGYDYEEICEIMNISYSNCRTTISRAKESLRNKLKVA; the protein is encoded by the coding sequence TTGAGCCAAGAAAGAGAACATATTGATGCATTATTACAATTGTGTCTAGACGGAAAGCAAAGTGCCCAGCTAGAAGTTTACAATCGGTATTACAAAGCCATGTACAACACGGCCGTACGGATTGTAAAAACGAGGGACGAAGCCGAAGACGTTATGCAAGAATCGTTTCTTAACGCGTTCACGAAACTTCATACGTTTAAAGGCGAGGTTGCATTTGGTTCTTGGTTGAAACGCATTGTAATAAATAACAGTATCTATCATTACAGAAAGCAGCAGAAAAAAAACGAAGTTGCTTTGGAAGATGTACTGTACAAGGTCGAAGATAATGAAATAGGTGTTGCCGATTCTCATGCGTTTACAGAACCGAAGGCTCAAAAAGTGATGGAAACCATGAAGCAATTAAAAGACAATTATAGAATTTCTTTGACCTTACATCTTATTGAAGGGTACGATTATGAAGAGATATGTGAGATTATGAATATTAGTTACTCAAATTGTAGAACTACTATTTCTAGGGCAAAAGAAAGCCTACGAAATAAACTAAAGGTAGCGTAA
- a CDS encoding MFS transporter: MSETNLPKGSKKLLNAWAFYDWANSVYNLVISSAIFPIFYGALTLVKDENGKVLDDTVHFLGVDFNNDTLISYVTAAAFLVVSFLSPFLSGIADYVGNKKIFMKFFCYLGAMSCIGLYWFSMDFLWFGLLCYFTALIGFWSSLVFYNSYLPDIAFPEQQDAISAKGYSLGYIGSVILLIICLAMILKFDSFGFEDESTPTRLSFVLTGLWWIGFSQYSYYHLPKGNKKEAFTKDILFNGFKELKLIWSKIKLNIPLKRYLGAFFVYSMAVQTIMLIATYFGIEELDWGTTDSTTGLIVSILLIQIVAVLGAFVTSRCSMRFGNINTLIVLNLIWIFICIFAYTITTPMEFYVTAAAVGLVMGGIQSLSRSTYSKLLPEDAVDTTSYFSFYDVSEKIGIVIGMLSYGYIAQITGSIRYSIIFLGLFFLIGMFLLTRVNKIAPIKEA; the protein is encoded by the coding sequence ATGTCAGAAACCAACCTTCCAAAAGGAAGTAAAAAACTCCTGAATGCTTGGGCATTCTATGATTGGGCCAATTCAGTTTACAACCTTGTAATCTCATCTGCCATTTTTCCTATTTTTTATGGTGCACTTACCTTAGTGAAAGATGAAAATGGTAAAGTTTTGGACGATACCGTTCACTTCTTGGGTGTCGATTTTAATAATGACACTTTAATTAGTTATGTAACGGCAGCGGCATTTTTGGTAGTGTCTTTTCTAAGTCCATTTTTAAGCGGAATAGCAGATTATGTAGGGAATAAGAAAATCTTCATGAAGTTCTTTTGTTATTTAGGAGCTATGTCCTGTATTGGCCTCTATTGGTTTAGTATGGATTTTCTTTGGTTTGGATTACTGTGTTACTTTACGGCGCTGATAGGTTTTTGGTCTAGCCTAGTTTTTTATAATTCGTATTTGCCAGATATAGCCTTTCCGGAACAACAAGATGCTATTAGTGCCAAAGGGTATTCTTTAGGGTACATAGGTAGCGTAATTCTTTTGATTATTTGTTTGGCTATGATTTTAAAGTTCGATTCGTTTGGTTTTGAAGACGAATCTACCCCAACCCGACTTTCTTTTGTGCTAACCGGACTATGGTGGATTGGTTTTAGTCAATATAGCTATTATCACTTACCAAAGGGCAACAAAAAAGAAGCGTTTACTAAAGATATTCTATTTAATGGGTTTAAAGAGTTGAAGCTGATTTGGTCAAAAATTAAGCTCAACATACCATTGAAACGATACTTGGGAGCGTTTTTTGTCTATAGTATGGCCGTACAGACTATTATGCTAATTGCTACCTATTTTGGAATAGAAGAGCTAGATTGGGGTACAACAGATTCAACTACGGGACTAATAGTAAGTATTTTGTTGATTCAGATAGTAGCGGTCTTAGGTGCGTTTGTGACTTCACGTTGTTCAATGAGATTTGGAAACATTAATACGTTAATAGTTTTAAACCTAATTTGGATTTTCATCTGTATTTTTGCTTATACCATTACAACACCTATGGAGTTTTACGTCACTGCTGCGGCAGTTGGTCTTGTAATGGGAGGTATACAGTCGTTATCACGCTCTACGTATTCTAAACTTTTACCTGAGGATGCAGTTGATACCACATCTTATTTTAGTTTTTATGATGTCTCTGAAAAAATAGGAATCGTAATTGGAATGTTAAGTTACGGGTACATTGCACAGATAACCGGCAGCATCAGATATTCAATTATTTTCTTGGGGCTGTTTTTTTTGATAGGAATGTTCCTTTTGACGCGAGTCAATAAAATAGCCCCTATAAAAGAGGCTTAA